A stretch of Gossypium hirsutum isolate 1008001.06 chromosome A06, Gossypium_hirsutum_v2.1, whole genome shotgun sequence DNA encodes these proteins:
- the LOC107900474 gene encoding uncharacterized protein: MGDSSTSYIHMVQHLIEKCLIFNMTKEECMEALSKHANIKPVITSTVWNELEKENKEFFEAYAQSQSKQDRMSEEETSRMIQKMISDTSSKDPDE, encoded by the exons ATGGGGGATTCTTCTACTTCCTACATACACATG GTGCAGCACTTGATAGAAAAATGTTTGATCTTCAACATGACAAAAGAAGAGTGCATGGAAGCACTTTCAAAGCATGCAAATATTAAACCTGTCATCACCTCTACTG tTTGGAATGAACTTGAAAAGGAAAACAAGGAATTCTTTGAAGCCTATGCACAATCTCAAAGCAAACAAGACCGAATGTCCGAGGAAGAGACGAGTCGAATGATCCAGAAGATGATCTCGGATACCTCTAGTAAAGACCCGGACGAATGA